From a single Serratia surfactantfaciens genomic region:
- the bcsC gene encoding cellulose synthase complex outer membrane protein BcsC — MHNFKINWLNLIPLSLAMLPQARAAEAVAPEQWLLEQVRIGEAGNKDDLVRQSLYRLELMDPNNPDVIAARMRLALRQGNMALAQQQLDKLKTLAPQSSAYRQAQMNMLLTQPETRQKLQQARLMATAGRLPEAKAQYDALFHGEPPTLDLAVEYWRLVARLPGQEAKALKQLQALDQQYSGNVALRMSLARMLFSQNQDTQAYELLQKIAADPAGRGDAADLWLDKVKAMPVSAQSVAALNRFLGVFDTGDQATSAREELARQQKLLADPAYQARVRGLAQVDKGGSRAAIPELQKALAATPNDAEVLGALGQAYSRAGNRPQALKLFRQALAADKNGYDSGKWQSLIKSTGYWLAIDEGDKALKAGNLSLARQKYQQARQLDDSDGDAFIGLGDVAVASKDDAAAEGFYRQALRRDPGNGSALRGLVNIYQRQSPEKALAYLNGLPGSQQAKLRSTLDGLRLDMLKQQAETLAAQQQWRQAAEIYRRAQPMDPDDVWLTYRYAQALRQAGQPQQADALFRQLAQRQHANPQLVYAYALYLSGSDRDDQALAQLNTLPVAQWNDNMRELAQRLKMQAVIDHAERLRAAGDEPAAEAYLRRQPADTRIDLLLADWALARGEYAAALDDYQRVKRREPNNPDAQLGEIEAYVAQGDLEAARQRLKTEPQPQDASLNSQRRVANAWGAVGDPQQAEAIFDRLKTAAASEPVGQTKALVYRDAARLERAQQQPERAQQDYRQAMVASGITPTLPQDNDSYTYLTRNNPSDDWLKRGIRSDAADLYRQQDVNVTLDHDYWRSSGTGGISDFNAHDTMLQMDMPLYDGRAFLRTDTVQLDAGRFSTDGSGKYYETFGTCHTQGCRGDEHQKTTGTSVAAGWKNDRWAADIGTTPMGFEVVDWTGGLAYSGDWNHIGWTLAASRRPISSSLLAFGGAKDPNTGVTWGGVRATGVSLSASYDRGEANGVWADLSAHQITGKNVADNQRQRLMAGYYYKLINEDNRRLSVGLNTMLWHYQKDLSGYSLGQGGYYSPQQYLSLSLPVNYRQRTENWSWELGGSVSLSHSKTDSQRRYPLQGLIPDSLPDKFAVEDGSSSSGVGYTLRAIVERRLSSHWTLGAGIDIQQAKDYTPSHALIYLRYSLAGWQGDLDLPPQPLTPYADFK; from the coding sequence ATGCACAACTTCAAAATAAACTGGCTGAATTTGATTCCGCTGAGTCTGGCGATGCTGCCGCAGGCGCGCGCCGCGGAGGCCGTGGCCCCGGAACAGTGGCTGTTGGAGCAGGTGCGCATCGGCGAGGCCGGCAACAAGGACGATCTGGTGCGCCAGTCGCTGTACCGGCTCGAGCTGATGGATCCGAACAACCCGGACGTGATCGCCGCGCGCATGCGTTTGGCGCTGCGGCAGGGCAACATGGCGCTGGCGCAGCAGCAGCTGGATAAGCTGAAAACCCTCGCGCCGCAGTCCAGCGCCTATCGCCAGGCGCAAATGAACATGCTGCTGACCCAGCCGGAAACCCGGCAAAAGCTGCAGCAGGCGCGCCTGATGGCGACCGCCGGCCGGTTGCCGGAGGCCAAGGCGCAGTACGATGCGCTGTTCCACGGCGAGCCGCCGACGCTCGACCTGGCGGTGGAATACTGGCGGCTGGTGGCGCGCTTGCCGGGGCAGGAAGCGAAGGCGCTGAAGCAGCTGCAGGCGCTGGACCAGCAATATTCAGGCAACGTGGCGCTGCGCATGTCGCTGGCGCGCATGCTGTTCAGTCAGAATCAGGACACGCAGGCTTATGAACTGCTGCAGAAGATCGCCGCCGATCCGGCCGGGCGCGGCGATGCTGCCGATCTGTGGTTGGACAAGGTCAAAGCGATGCCGGTCAGCGCGCAAAGCGTGGCGGCGCTCAACCGTTTCCTCGGCGTGTTCGACACCGGCGATCAGGCGACCAGCGCCCGCGAAGAGCTGGCCAGACAGCAGAAATTGTTGGCCGATCCGGCCTATCAGGCGCGGGTGCGCGGCCTGGCGCAGGTGGATAAAGGCGGCAGCCGGGCGGCTATTCCGGAATTGCAAAAGGCGCTGGCGGCGACGCCGAACGACGCCGAGGTGCTGGGCGCGCTCGGCCAGGCCTATTCGCGCGCCGGCAATCGCCCGCAGGCGCTGAAGCTGTTTCGTCAGGCGCTGGCCGCCGACAAGAACGGCTACGACAGCGGCAAGTGGCAAAGCCTGATCAAGAGCACCGGCTACTGGCTGGCGATCGATGAGGGCGACAAGGCGCTGAAGGCCGGCAATCTCTCGCTGGCCCGCCAGAAATATCAGCAGGCGCGTCAGCTCGACGACAGCGACGGCGACGCGTTCATCGGCCTGGGCGATGTGGCGGTGGCGAGTAAAGATGACGCCGCGGCGGAAGGGTTTTATCGGCAGGCGCTGCGGCGCGATCCCGGTAACGGCAGCGCGTTGCGCGGCCTGGTGAATATCTATCAACGGCAGTCGCCGGAAAAAGCGTTGGCCTACCTTAATGGGCTGCCAGGCAGCCAGCAGGCCAAACTGCGCAGCACCCTCGACGGACTGCGGCTCGATATGCTGAAACAGCAGGCGGAGACATTGGCGGCGCAACAGCAGTGGCGGCAGGCGGCGGAAATCTATCGCCGCGCCCAGCCGATGGATCCCGACGACGTCTGGCTGACCTACCGCTACGCCCAAGCGCTGCGCCAGGCCGGGCAGCCGCAGCAGGCGGATGCCTTATTCCGACAGTTGGCGCAGCGTCAGCACGCTAATCCGCAGTTGGTCTACGCCTATGCGCTCTACCTTTCCGGCAGCGATCGCGACGATCAGGCGCTGGCGCAGCTCAATACGCTGCCTGTTGCGCAGTGGAACGACAACATGCGCGAGCTGGCGCAGCGGCTGAAAATGCAGGCGGTGATCGATCATGCCGAACGGCTGCGGGCGGCCGGTGACGAACCGGCGGCGGAAGCCTATCTGCGCCGGCAGCCGGCAGACACGCGCATCGATTTGCTGCTGGCCGACTGGGCGCTGGCGCGCGGGGAGTATGCGGCGGCGCTGGACGACTATCAGCGGGTGAAACGGCGTGAACCGAATAACCCGGATGCGCAGCTGGGCGAGATTGAAGCCTATGTAGCGCAGGGGGATCTGGAAGCGGCGCGGCAACGGCTGAAAACCGAACCGCAGCCACAAGACGCTTCGCTCAACAGCCAGCGGCGAGTCGCCAACGCCTGGGGGGCGGTCGGCGATCCGCAGCAGGCCGAAGCTATCTTCGACCGACTGAAAACGGCGGCGGCTTCGGAGCCCGTCGGGCAGACCAAGGCGCTGGTTTACCGTGACGCCGCCCGGCTGGAGCGGGCTCAGCAACAGCCTGAGCGGGCGCAGCAGGATTACCGCCAGGCGATGGTGGCCAGCGGCATCACGCCGACGCTGCCGCAGGACAATGACAGTTACACCTATTTGACGCGCAATAATCCGAGCGACGACTGGCTGAAACGCGGCATCCGTTCCGACGCGGCGGATCTGTATCGACAGCAAGACGTGAACGTCACGCTCGATCACGATTACTGGCGCTCGAGCGGCACCGGCGGCATTTCCGATTTCAACGCGCACGACACCATGCTGCAGATGGACATGCCGCTGTATGACGGGCGCGCCTTCTTGCGCACCGACACCGTGCAGCTGGATGCCGGCCGCTTCTCGACCGACGGCAGCGGCAAATACTACGAGACCTTCGGCACCTGCCACACGCAAGGGTGCCGCGGCGATGAACACCAGAAAACCACCGGTACCAGCGTGGCGGCCGGCTGGAAAAACGATCGCTGGGCCGCCGACATCGGCACGACGCCGATGGGCTTTGAGGTGGTCGACTGGACCGGCGGCCTGGCCTACAGCGGCGATTGGAACCACATCGGTTGGACGCTGGCGGCTTCGCGGCGGCCGATCTCCAGCTCGCTGCTGGCGTTCGGCGGCGCCAAAGACCCGAATACCGGCGTCACCTGGGGCGGCGTACGCGCCACCGGTGTCAGCCTGAGCGCCAGCTACGATCGCGGCGAGGCGAACGGCGTCTGGGCCGATCTCAGCGCGCACCAGATTACCGGCAAGAACGTGGCGGACAACCAGCGGCAGCGGTTGATGGCCGGCTATTACTACAAGCTGATCAACGAAGACAATCGCCGTCTGAGCGTCGGGCTCAATACCATGCTGTGGCACTATCAGAAGGATTTGAGCGGCTATTCGCTGGGACAGGGCGGCTATTACAGCCCGCAGCAATATCTGTCGCTGTCACTGCCGGTCAACTACCGCCAGCGCACCGAGAACTGGTCGTGGGAGCTGGGCGGTTCGGTGTCGTTGTCCCATTCAAAAACCGACAGCCAGCGCCGCTATCCGCTGCAGGGCCTGATCCCGGACTCGCTGCCCGACAAGTTCGCCGTCGAGGACGGCAGTTCCTCGAGCGGCGTCGGCTATACCCTGCGGGCGATCGTCGAACGCCGCCTCAGTTCGCACTGGACGCTCGGCGCCGGCATCGATATCCAGCAGGCGAAAGACTATACGCCGAGCCACGCATTAATTTATCTGCGCTATTCGCTGGCCGGCTGGCAGGGGGATCTCGATTTGCCGCCGCAGCCGCTGACGCCATACGCCGACTTCAAGTAG
- the bcsZ gene encoding cellulose synthase complex periplasmic endoglucanase BcsZ: protein MNAMLQRLSLGMLLLCAFSAAAACEWPGWQQYKQFYISPQGRVIDPSSPNKITTSEGQSYGLFFALVANDRPTFDRLLTWTENNLAAGDLSAHLPAWLWGEGDDKQWKVLDANSASDADLWIAYNLLEAGRLWKSRRYQTLGTLLLQRIGREEVADIPGLGLMLLPGKVGFVAEDRWRLNPSYLPPQLLARFAALNGPWRAMREINQRLWLDTAPHGFSPDWVVWRVGAGWQPDTVKPNVGSYDAIRVYLWAGMLADDDEHKAALLERFQPMAQLTAKQGVPPEKTDTASGKTTGDGPVGFSASMLPMLATQAEALAVQRQRISDHPPGDDAYFSASLTLFGQGWDQQRYRFNRQGELQPSWDGQCTTSK, encoded by the coding sequence GTGAACGCGATGCTGCAACGCCTGTCGCTCGGCATGCTGCTGCTGTGCGCCTTCAGCGCGGCGGCGGCCTGCGAGTGGCCGGGCTGGCAACAGTACAAGCAGTTCTACATCAGTCCGCAGGGGCGGGTGATCGACCCGAGCAGCCCGAACAAAATCACCACCTCGGAGGGGCAGAGTTACGGCCTGTTCTTCGCCCTGGTGGCCAACGACCGGCCGACCTTCGACCGGCTGTTGACCTGGACGGAGAACAACCTGGCGGCGGGCGATCTCAGCGCGCATTTGCCTGCCTGGCTGTGGGGCGAAGGTGACGACAAGCAGTGGAAGGTGCTGGACGCCAACTCGGCATCGGACGCCGATCTGTGGATAGCATACAACCTGCTCGAAGCCGGCCGCCTGTGGAAAAGCCGGCGTTATCAAACCCTGGGAACGCTGCTGCTGCAACGCATCGGCCGTGAGGAAGTGGCCGACATTCCCGGCCTGGGGTTGATGCTGCTGCCGGGCAAGGTCGGGTTCGTGGCGGAAGATCGCTGGCGCTTGAACCCCAGCTATCTGCCGCCGCAGCTGTTGGCGCGCTTTGCGGCGCTGAACGGCCCGTGGCGCGCGATGCGTGAGATCAATCAGCGGCTGTGGCTGGACACCGCGCCGCACGGTTTCTCACCGGACTGGGTGGTGTGGCGGGTCGGCGCCGGCTGGCAGCCGGACACCGTCAAGCCGAACGTCGGCAGTTACGACGCCATTCGGGTCTACCTGTGGGCCGGCATGCTGGCGGACGACGATGAGCACAAGGCGGCGCTGCTTGAACGCTTCCAGCCGATGGCGCAGCTCACCGCCAAACAGGGCGTGCCGCCGGAGAAAACCGATACCGCCAGCGGCAAAACGACCGGCGACGGCCCGGTCGGTTTCTCCGCTTCCATGCTGCCGATGCTGGCGACGCAGGCTGAAGCGCTGGCGGTGCAGCGGCAGCGCATCAGCGATCATCCGCCGGGTGACGACGCCTATTTCAGCGCCTCGCTGACGCTGTTCGGCCAGGGGTGGGATCAACAACGTTATCGCTTTAATCGTCAGGGTGAATTGCAACCCTCGTGGGACGGCCAATGCACAACTTCAAAATAA
- the bcsB gene encoding cellulose biosynthesis cyclic di-GMP-binding regulatory protein BcsB, whose amino-acid sequence MTRKITWLTALALGISTLSQAETATAPTVAAQPPIAAPADTSNAPPLAVPQDPNAPVRDVSLPFAQIAPPPGTFILRGTRPDGQIEFGVRSDEVVSQAMLDMEFTPSPALIPVESHVKVYLNDELMGVTTIAKEQLGKPNRIQMAIDPRYITDFNRVRLVFVGHYQNICENPASTSLWLDVSKSSALKLRFQTLPVKNELSHFPEPFFDSRDNRPLTLPMVFAGQPDLAQQRAAGILASWFGSKAQWRGQSFPTLYNALPTQHAVVFATNQQRPDFLRDYPAVNGPTVEMISHPDNPYVKLLLIQGRDDNDLITAVKGIAQGNILFRGQNVTVDKVEQLAPRQPYDAPNWVRTDRPMTFAELQQYAEQLQTSGIEPGPISLTMNLPPDLFLIRSTGIDMHLKYRYTAPRIQDGSRLSVSLNNQFVQAYSLVPEHEQGAQLLRLPLTQGLLDSDKNVSIPALRLGATNQLRFDFDYTTLLASGAEGRCETYSFTQNHAVIDGASTIDFSGYRHFMAMPDLRAFANAGFPFSRLADLSQTLVLVNQKPQPAQVSALLNALGVIGAQTGYPALAFTLSDDWSQAKDRDDDILMVGTIPPELRDDKKISLLVDATQSWVKQPTRQPPLPSAEVLAEDTKPDSKTTVSSEGAMSAIIGVQSPFNDQRSIVALLADSPRGYELLNDALLDSGKRAAVFGSVAVIRESGVNSLRVGDVYYVGHLPWWERLWYALSTHPVLLAAIAVVLVVILGLMLWRGLKAFSRRRLAPEDRD is encoded by the coding sequence ATGACGAGAAAAATAACCTGGTTAACTGCTCTGGCCTTAGGCATCAGTACCCTGTCGCAGGCCGAAACCGCCACCGCGCCGACCGTGGCGGCCCAGCCGCCGATTGCGGCGCCGGCCGATACCTCGAACGCGCCGCCGCTCGCCGTGCCGCAGGATCCTAATGCGCCGGTGCGCGACGTGTCGCTGCCGTTTGCGCAGATAGCGCCGCCGCCGGGCACCTTTATTCTGCGCGGCACCCGCCCGGATGGGCAGATTGAATTCGGCGTGCGCAGCGATGAAGTGGTTTCGCAGGCGATGCTCGATATGGAGTTTACGCCGTCGCCGGCGCTGATCCCGGTGGAGTCGCACGTCAAGGTCTACCTCAACGACGAGTTGATGGGCGTAACCACTATCGCCAAAGAGCAGCTGGGCAAGCCCAATCGCATTCAGATGGCGATCGATCCGCGCTATATCACCGATTTTAACCGCGTCCGACTGGTGTTTGTCGGCCATTATCAGAACATTTGCGAAAACCCGGCCAGCACCTCGCTGTGGCTCGACGTCAGCAAATCCAGCGCGCTGAAGCTGCGTTTCCAGACGCTGCCGGTGAAAAACGAACTGTCGCATTTCCCTGAGCCGTTCTTCGACAGCCGCGATAATCGGCCGCTGACGCTGCCGATGGTGTTTGCCGGCCAGCCGGATCTCGCCCAGCAGCGCGCGGCGGGCATCCTGGCATCCTGGTTCGGCAGCAAGGCGCAGTGGCGCGGGCAGTCTTTCCCGACGCTGTATAATGCGCTGCCGACGCAGCATGCGGTGGTGTTCGCCACCAACCAACAGCGCCCGGATTTCCTGCGCGATTACCCGGCGGTCAACGGCCCGACGGTGGAGATGATCAGCCACCCGGACAATCCGTACGTCAAACTGCTGCTGATTCAGGGGCGCGACGACAACGATTTGATCACCGCAGTGAAAGGTATCGCACAGGGCAACATCCTGTTCCGCGGCCAGAACGTAACGGTGGACAAGGTGGAGCAACTGGCGCCGCGCCAGCCTTACGACGCGCCGAACTGGGTGCGCACCGATCGGCCGATGACCTTCGCCGAACTGCAGCAATACGCCGAACAGCTGCAGACCAGCGGCATTGAACCCGGCCCGATTTCGTTGACCATGAACCTGCCGCCGGACCTGTTCCTGATCCGCAGCACCGGCATCGACATGCACCTGAAGTACCGTTACACCGCGCCGCGCATTCAGGACGGTTCACGGCTAAGCGTCAGCCTGAACAACCAGTTCGTGCAGGCTTACTCGCTGGTGCCGGAACACGAGCAGGGGGCGCAGCTGCTGCGCCTGCCGTTGACGCAGGGGCTGCTCGATTCCGACAAGAACGTCAGCATCCCGGCGCTGCGTCTGGGGGCCACCAACCAGCTGCGCTTTGACTTCGACTACACCACGCTGCTGGCCAGCGGCGCCGAAGGGCGTTGCGAAACTTATTCCTTCACGCAAAACCACGCGGTGATCGACGGTGCTTCCACCATCGATTTCTCCGGCTACCGCCACTTTATGGCGATGCCGGATCTGCGCGCCTTTGCCAACGCCGGCTTCCCGTTCAGCCGCCTGGCGGATCTGTCGCAAACGCTGGTGTTGGTGAACCAGAAACCTCAGCCGGCGCAGGTCAGCGCGCTGCTGAATGCGCTGGGGGTGATCGGTGCGCAAACCGGCTATCCGGCGCTGGCCTTCACGCTCAGCGACGACTGGTCGCAGGCCAAAGATCGCGACGACGATATCCTGATGGTCGGTACCATCCCGCCGGAGCTGCGTGACGATAAGAAAATCAGCCTGTTGGTGGACGCCACCCAAAGCTGGGTGAAACAGCCGACGCGCCAACCGCCGCTGCCCAGCGCAGAAGTGCTGGCGGAAGATACCAAACCGGACAGTAAAACGACCGTCAGCTCAGAGGGGGCGATGTCGGCGATTATCGGCGTGCAGTCGCCGTTCAACGACCAGCGCAGCATCGTGGCGCTGTTGGCGGACAGCCCGCGCGGCTATGAGTTGCTGAATGACGCCTTGCTGGACAGCGGCAAGCGCGCCGCGGTGTTCGGTTCGGTGGCGGTGATCCGCGAATCGGGGGTCAACAGCCTGCGCGTCGGCGATGTTTACTATGTTGGCCACCTGCCGTGGTGGGAGCGGCTGTGGTATGCCCTCTCCACCCATCCGGTCCTGCTGGCGGCGATCGCGGTGGTGCTGGTGGTGATCCTGGGGCTGATGCTGTGGCGTGGCCTGAAGGCCTTCAGCCGGCGTCGCCTGGCGCCTGAAGATCGGGATTGA
- the bcsR gene encoding cellulose biosynthesis protein BcsR, translating to MNNAPTHFRAAAPGESQDDLQALSQAFSLPKLSYVDISRQERLTQMMTRWPLLAELAQTTGSH from the coding sequence ATGAATAACGCACCCACCCATTTTCGTGCAGCGGCGCCTGGGGAGAGCCAGGATGACCTGCAGGCGCTCAGCCAGGCTTTTTCATTGCCGAAATTAAGCTATGTCGATATTTCACGGCAGGAGCGGTTAACGCAAATGATGACGCGTTGGCCTCTGTTGGCCGAATTGGCGCAGACCACGGGGAGCCACTGA
- the bcsQ gene encoding cellulose biosynthesis protein BcsQ — translation MPVIALQGLRGGMGTTSVTAALAWALQQLGESVLAIDFTPDNLLRLHFNTPFELTRGWARAEHDGGGWREGALRYCENLDFLPFGRLNAAERLEVQRQCQQQPERWRDNVRQLIAGEPQRWILLDVPVGDGALAQQALQLADSVFVLLNPDANCQVRLHQQTLPNDCRFLVNHYSSASQLQQDLHQLWLQTLGGLLPVVIHRDEALAEAMAVKQPLGEYRPESLAADEVLTLANWCLINLKPGVAP, via the coding sequence ATGCCGGTGATCGCGCTGCAAGGGTTGCGGGGTGGAATGGGGACGACGTCGGTCACGGCGGCGCTCGCCTGGGCGTTGCAGCAGTTGGGCGAATCGGTGCTGGCGATCGATTTCACGCCGGATAATCTGCTGCGTCTGCATTTCAACACGCCGTTCGAGCTGACGCGCGGCTGGGCCCGCGCAGAACATGACGGCGGCGGCTGGCGGGAAGGCGCGCTGCGTTATTGCGAAAACCTCGACTTTTTACCGTTTGGCCGCCTGAATGCGGCGGAACGGCTGGAAGTGCAACGTCAATGTCAGCAGCAGCCCGAGCGCTGGCGCGACAATGTGCGCCAACTGATCGCCGGCGAGCCGCAGCGCTGGATCCTGCTGGATGTTCCGGTCGGGGACGGCGCGCTGGCGCAACAGGCGCTGCAGCTTGCCGACAGCGTGTTCGTGCTGTTGAATCCCGACGCCAACTGTCAGGTTAGGCTCCATCAGCAGACGCTGCCGAACGATTGTCGTTTCCTGGTCAATCACTACTCCTCCGCCAGCCAGCTGCAGCAGGATCTGCATCAGCTGTGGCTGCAAACCCTGGGCGGTCTGCTGCCTGTGGTGATCCATCGCGATGAAGCGTTGGCGGAAGCGATGGCGGTCAAGCAGCCGTTGGGCGAGTACCGCCCCGAAAGCCTGGCGGCGGATGAAGTGCTGACGCTGGCCAACTGGTGTCTGATCAATCTTAAACCGGGCGTTGCGCCATGA
- the bcsA gene encoding UDP-forming cellulose synthase catalytic subunit yields MSRVLSLLLVPPVRQAVQARYRGYRRSGASALTAFFATLLVALGWLLLRFESPAWQRVRAGRAYWFPHLSAERPRPADALRYLLQGLWLLLFCSGRAPVQRDYFAGWRRLQQRYADWLQSLPQRLENAGVEQRSVARLGRMSRGMRRALFILIGVLAAILAMLCISQPFDLPAQFVFVLLLWGIAMVVRRVPGRLPGLMLIVLSLTVSCRYLWWRYTATLNWDDPLSLTCGLLLLVAETYAWVVLVLGYFQTVWPLNRQPVPLPEDSATWPTIDLMVPTYNEDLGVVKPTIYAALGIDWPKEKVNIYILDDGNRPEFRAFAAEVGVKYIARPTHEHAKAGNINNALKQATGEFVAIFDCDHVPTRSFLQLTMGWFFKDKKLAMLQTPHHFFSPDPFERNLGRFRQTPNEGTLFYGLVQDGNDMWDATFFCGSCAILRRSALDEIGGIAVETVTEDAHTSLRLHRRGHTSAYIRIPQAAGLATESLSAHIGQRIRWARGMVQIFRLDNPLLGKGLKLAQRLCYANAMLHFLSGIPRLIFLTAPLAFLLLHAYIIFAPALAIALYVLPHMIHASLTNSRIQGKYRHSFWSEIYETVLAWYIARPTTVALFNPHKGKFNVTAKGGLVEEEHVDWVITRPYMFLVVLNLAGLAFGAWRLAYGPTDEVMTVIISLVWVLYNMTILGGAVAVAVEAKQVRQAHRVEIAMPAAIARADGHLYPCTLRDYSDGGVGIEMRVENALKDGDKVSLLLKRGQQEYSFPCVVTRAFGNKVGVRLVELSTREHIDFIQCTFARADTWALWQDGFPEDRPIESLRDVLALGFRGYVRMADYAPPLVRGLLVGVTSLTAWVVSFIPRGVGRDPTLGQQETVG; encoded by the coding sequence ATGAGTCGGGTGCTGAGCCTGCTGCTGGTGCCGCCGGTGCGTCAGGCGGTGCAGGCGCGCTATCGCGGCTATCGCCGCAGCGGCGCGTCGGCGCTGACCGCCTTTTTCGCCACGCTGCTGGTGGCGTTGGGGTGGCTGCTGCTGCGCTTCGAGTCGCCGGCCTGGCAACGCGTGCGCGCCGGCCGCGCTTATTGGTTCCCGCACCTGTCCGCCGAACGTCCGCGTCCGGCGGATGCGCTGCGCTATCTGCTGCAAGGGCTGTGGCTGCTGCTGTTTTGCAGCGGCCGCGCGCCGGTGCAGCGCGACTATTTCGCCGGCTGGCGCCGCCTGCAGCAGCGCTATGCCGACTGGCTGCAGAGCCTGCCGCAACGGCTGGAAAACGCCGGCGTGGAGCAGCGCTCGGTGGCGCGCCTTGGCCGCATGAGCCGCGGCATGCGGCGCGCGCTGTTTATCCTGATCGGGGTGTTGGCGGCGATCCTCGCCATGCTGTGCATTTCGCAGCCGTTCGATCTGCCGGCGCAGTTCGTGTTCGTTCTGCTGCTGTGGGGAATCGCCATGGTGGTGCGCCGGGTGCCGGGGCGCTTGCCGGGGCTGATGCTGATCGTCCTGTCGCTGACCGTGTCCTGCCGCTACCTGTGGTGGCGCTATACCGCCACGCTGAACTGGGACGATCCGCTCAGCCTGACATGCGGCCTGCTGCTGCTGGTGGCGGAGACCTATGCCTGGGTGGTGCTGGTGCTGGGCTATTTCCAGACCGTTTGGCCGCTTAACCGCCAGCCGGTGCCGTTGCCCGAAGACAGCGCGACCTGGCCGACCATCGATCTGATGGTGCCGACCTACAACGAAGACCTCGGGGTGGTGAAGCCCACCATCTATGCGGCGTTGGGTATCGACTGGCCGAAGGAAAAGGTGAACATCTATATCCTCGACGACGGTAATCGCCCCGAATTCCGGGCGTTCGCTGCCGAAGTCGGCGTGAAGTACATCGCCAGGCCGACCCACGAACACGCCAAGGCCGGCAACATCAACAATGCGCTGAAGCAGGCCACCGGCGAATTCGTGGCGATTTTCGACTGTGACCACGTGCCGACGCGCTCCTTCCTGCAGCTGACCATGGGCTGGTTCTTCAAAGACAAAAAGCTGGCGATGCTGCAGACCCCGCACCACTTCTTCTCGCCGGATCCGTTCGAGCGCAACCTCGGCCGCTTCCGCCAGACGCCTAACGAAGGCACTTTGTTCTACGGGCTGGTGCAGGACGGCAACGACATGTGGGACGCCACCTTCTTCTGCGGTTCTTGCGCCATTCTGCGCCGCAGCGCGCTCGACGAGATCGGCGGCATTGCGGTGGAAACCGTCACCGAAGACGCCCATACCTCGCTGCGTCTGCACCGGCGTGGGCACACCTCGGCCTACATCCGCATTCCGCAGGCCGCCGGGCTGGCGACCGAAAGCCTGTCGGCGCATATCGGCCAGCGCATTCGCTGGGCGCGCGGCATGGTGCAGATCTTCCGGCTCGACAACCCGCTGCTGGGCAAGGGGCTGAAACTGGCCCAGCGCCTGTGCTATGCCAACGCCATGCTGCATTTCCTGTCGGGCATTCCGCGCCTGATCTTCCTCACCGCGCCGCTGGCGTTTTTGCTGCTGCATGCCTACATCATTTTTGCGCCGGCGCTGGCGATCGCGCTGTATGTGCTGCCGCACATGATCCACGCCAGCCTGACCAACTCGCGCATTCAGGGGAAATACCGCCATTCGTTCTGGAGCGAGATCTATGAAACGGTGCTGGCCTGGTATATCGCGCGGCCGACGACGGTAGCGTTGTTCAATCCGCACAAGGGTAAATTCAACGTCACCGCCAAAGGCGGCCTGGTGGAAGAGGAACACGTCGACTGGGTGATCACCCGGCCTTACATGTTCCTGGTCGTGCTGAATCTGGCCGGGCTGGCGTTCGGCGCCTGGCGGTTGGCCTATGGCCCGACGGATGAGGTGATGACGGTGATCATCAGCCTGGTGTGGGTGCTGTACAACATGACGATTCTCGGCGGCGCGGTGGCGGTGGCGGTGGAGGCCAAACAGGTGCGCCAGGCGCACCGCGTGGAGATCGCCATGCCGGCGGCGATCGCGCGCGCCGACGGTCATCTGTATCCCTGCACGCTGCGCGATTACTCCGATGGCGGCGTGGGCATCGAGATGCGGGTGGAGAATGCGTTGAAAGACGGCGACAAGGTTTCGCTGTTGCTCAAACGTGGCCAGCAGGAATACAGCTTCCCCTGCGTGGTGACGCGCGCCTTCGGCAACAAGGTGGGGGTGCGCCTGGTCGAGCTCTCTACCCGTGAACATATCGATTTCATTCAGTGCACCTTCGCCCGCGCCGATACCTGGGCGCTGTGGCAGGACGGGTTCCCTGAAGACCGGCCGATCGAAAGCCTGCGCGACGTGCTGGCGTTGGGTTTCCGAGGGTATGTGCGCATGGCGGACTACGCGCCGCCGCTGGTGCGCGGTCTGCTGGTCGGGGTCACTTCGCTGACCGCCTGGGTAGTGTCGTTTATTCCGCGCGGCGTCGGCAGGGATCCGACTTTGGGTCAACAAGAAACAGTGGGTTAG